Proteins co-encoded in one Spiroplasma gladiatoris genomic window:
- a CDS encoding ribosomal-processing cysteine protease Prp gives MIVAKFDIKEDLIKEVKVYGHSNSNEYGKDLVCAGVTAIMSGTLNGLDQIYKNNVNLIVEENEIKIIVLKNTNDLQKILRFLLIQLETISIQYPNNFKIEGVL, from the coding sequence GTGATAGTAGCTAAATTTGACATTAAAGAAGACTTAATAAAAGAAGTGAAAGTTTATGGCCATTCTAATTCAAATGAATATGGTAAAGACTTGGTTTGTGCTGGAGTTACTGCTATTATGTCTGGGACATTAAATGGTTTAGATCAAATCTATAAAAATAATGTAAATTTAATTGTTGAAGAAAATGAAATAAAAATAATTGTTCTTAAAAATACAAACGATTTACAAAAAATATTAAGATTTTTATTAATTCAATTAGAAACTATATCAATACAATATCCAAATAATTTTAAAATAGAGGGGGTGCTTTAA
- the rpmA gene encoding 50S ribosomal protein L27: protein MRFLLGLQYFASKKGVGSTKNGRDSESKRLGAKKADGQFANAGSIIFRQRGTKIHPGTNVGRGGDDTLFALVSGIVKFERFGKNRTRAIVVPQQSK, encoded by the coding sequence ATGCGTTTTTTATTAGGTTTACAATATTTTGCTTCTAAAAAAGGGGTAGGTTCAACTAAAAATGGTAGAGATTCAGAATCAAAACGTTTAGGAGCTAAAAAAGCTGATGGACAATTTGCTAATGCAGGATCAATTATTTTTAGACAAAGAGGAACAAAAATACATCCAGGAACAAATGTCGGACGTGGTGGAGATGACACTCTATTCGCTTTAGTTTCAGGAATCGTAAAATTTGAAAGATTTGGAAAAAATAGAACAAGAGCAATAGTTGTTCCACAACAAAGTAAATAA